The Corallococcus silvisoli genome includes the window GCCCTCACGCCAGCCTTGCGCGTGCCGCCGCCCCTCACTCGGACTTCGCATGAGGGCCTGCTGCCGCTTTCCTTCGCCCAGCAGCGTCTGTGGCTCTTGGATCAGCTCCAGCCGGAGGATGCGTCCTACAACCTCCCCACCGCGCTCCAGCTCTCCGGCCACGTGGACGTGGAGGCGCTGCGCCGCACTTTCGAGGCGCTGGTCGCGCGTCACGAATCCCTGCGCACCACCTTCGAGGAGCATCAGGGTCAGCCCTCGCAGCGCATCCACGCCCCGCGGGACTGGACGCTGCCGCTCGTGGACCTCTCCGCCCTGCCCGCCGAACAGAGGCAGGAAGCAGCGCGCCGACTGGCCGACGAGGAGATGCGTCGCCCATTCCATCTCGATAGAGGCCCACTGCTGCGCAGCACGCTGGTGCGCCTGGATGAAGCGGACCACCTGCTGTTGGTGACGATGCACCACATCGTCTCCGACGGTTGGTCCATGGGTGTCCTCGTCCGGGAGGTGGCGGCCTTCTACGAAGCCTTCACCACGGGCACGACTCCGGCGCTCGCGCCCCTCCCCGTGCAGTACGCCGACTTCGCGACGAGGCAGCGCCAGTGGCTCCAGGGCGAAACCCTGGACGCGCAGATCGATTACTGGAAGCGGCAGTTGTCCGGTGCGCCCGCCGCGCTGGAGCTACCCACCGACCACCCGCGTCCGCCCGTGCAATCGCATCGTGGCGCCACTGTGGAGGTGCGAATCCCCGCGCAGCTCGTGGAAACACTCAAGGCCCTGGCCCAGCATGAGGGCGCCACGCCCTTCATGGCGTTGCTCGCCGCCTTCCAGGTCCTCCTGTCGCGTTACTCCGCTCAGGACGACGTCAGCGTGGGCTCTCCCATCGCGGGACGCACCCAGGCGGAGACCGAAGGCCTCATCGGCTTCTTCATCAACACCCTCGTCCTGCGTGCGCAGGTCGAGCCGAAGGCGACGTTCCGCGAACTGCTCGCACAGGTGCGCGGCACCACGCTCGCCGCCTACGAGCACCAGCACCTGCCCTTCGAGAAGCTCGTCGAAGCCGTGCAACCCACTCGTGACCTGAGCCGCAGCCCTCTCTTCCAGGCCATGTTCGTCTTGCAGAACACGCCCACCGAGGCGCTGCGTCTGCCGGGCCTGTCCTTCCAGGCACTCCCCCTGGAAGCCCACTTCGCCAAGTTCGACTTGTCCCTGGGCCTGCGGGAGAACCGTGGAGAATGGCTCGGTACACTGGAGTACGCGACGGACCTCTTCGAGGCGTCGACCATCCAGCGCATGGCTGGCCATTTCGGCGTGCTGCTCGAGGCCATCGCCTCGAAGCCCGACTCCCGCCTCATGGACCTGCCTCTGCTCACCTCCCCTGAGCGCCAGCAGCTCCTCCTCGACTGGAATCCTCCCGCGCTGAGGACACAGTACGAGGCCAGCATCCACGCCTGGGTCGAAGCCCAGGTGCG containing:
- a CDS encoding condensation domain-containing protein, which produces ALTPALRVPPPLTRTSHEGLLPLSFAQQRLWLLDQLQPEDASYNLPTALQLSGHVDVEALRRTFEALVARHESLRTTFEEHQGQPSQRIHAPRDWTLPLVDLSALPAEQRQEAARRLADEEMRRPFHLDRGPLLRSTLVRLDEADHLLLVTMHHIVSDGWSMGVLVREVAAFYEAFTTGTTPALAPLPVQYADFATRQRQWLQGETLDAQIDYWKRQLSGAPAALELPTDHPRPPVQSHRGATVEVRIPAQLVETLKALAQHEGATPFMALLAAFQVLLSRYSAQDDVSVGSPIAGRTQAETEGLIGFFINTLVLRAQVEPKATFRELLAQVRGTTLAAYEHQHLPFEKLVEAVQPTRDLSRSPLFQAMFVLQNTPTEALRLPGLSFQALPLEAHFAKFDLSLGLRENRGEWLGTLEYATDLFEASTIQRMAGHFGVLLEAIASKPDSRLMDLPLLTSPERQQLLLDWNPPALRTQYEASIHAWVEAQVR